One Anolis carolinensis isolate JA03-04 unplaced genomic scaffold, rAnoCar3.1.pri scaffold_26, whole genome shotgun sequence DNA segment encodes these proteins:
- the LOC134294874 gene encoding oocyte zinc finger protein XlCOF6-like, whose product MYITFDMEEKAYKCIECGKSFSQRGKLKRHQRTHTGEKPYNCLECGQSFTQKGHLHSHQRTHTGEKPYNCLECGQSFSQSSTLHSHQRTHTGEKPYNCLECGKSFAHNSTLHAHQRTHTGEKPYICLECGQSFTHSSSLHSHQRTHTGEKPYNCLECGQSFARSSGLRSHQRTHTGGKPYNCLECEQSFACSSGLRSHQRTHTGEKPYNCLECGQSFTQSSNLRRHQRTHTGEKPYNCLECGQSFTHRSGLRRHQRTHTGEKPYNCLECGQSFTHSSDLRKHQRTHTGEKPYTCRECGQSFADSSTLRKHQRTHTGEKPYKCLECGQSFAQSSGLRKHQRTHTGEKPYKCLECGHSFADSSTLRKHQRTHIGEKP is encoded by the coding sequence ATGTACATAACttttgacatggaggagaaagcatataaatgtattgaatgtggaaagagctttagtcagcgtggaaagctgaagagacatcaaaggactcacactggagagaaaccctataactgcctggagtgtggacagagcttcactcagaagggacacttacattcacatcaaaggactcacactggggagaaaccctataactgcctggagtgtggacagagcttcagtcagagttcaactctacattcacatcaaaggactcacactggggagaaaccctataactgcctggagtgtggaaaaagctTTGCTCATAATTCAACCCTCCatgcacatcaaaggactcacactggagagaaaccctatatatgtctggagtgtggacagagcttcactcatagttcaagtctacattcacatcaaaggactcacactggggagaaaccctataactgcctggagtgtggacagagctttgctcgtagttcaggactacgttcacatcaaaggactcacactggggggaaaccctataactgcctggagtgtgaacagagctttgcttgtagttcaggactacgttcacatcaaaggactcacactggggagaaaccctataactgcctggagtgtggacaaagcttcactcAAAGTTCAAACctgcgtagacatcaaaggactcacactggggagaaaccctataactgcctggagtgtggacagagcttcactcatagatcaggcctacgtagacatcaaaggactcacactggagagaaaccctataactgcctggagtgtggacagagcttcactcatagttcagatctacgtaaacatcaaaggactcacactggggagaaaccctatacatgccgggagtgtggacagagcttcgctgatagttcaactctacgtaaacatcaaaggactcacactggggagaaaccctataaatgcctggaatgtggacagagctttgctcagagttcaggtctacgtaaacatcaaaggactcacactggggagaaaccctataaatgtctggagtgtggacacagcttcgctgatagttcaactctacgtaaacatcaaaggactcacattggggagaaaccatag
- the LOC134294876 gene encoding zinc finger and SCAN domain-containing protein 2-like, with protein sequence MEEKPFTCLECGKSFSSRSNLLRHERTHTGEKPFECLECGQSFTHRSGLRQHQRTHTGEKPYKCLECGQSFTQSSGLRKHQRTHTGEKPYTCLECGQTFTRSSGLRSHQRTHTGEKPYKCLECGQSFTDRSGLRRHQRTHTGEKLYTCLECGQSFTHSSSLRSHQRTHTGEKPYKCLECGQSFTHSSDLRKHQRTHTGEKPYKCLECGQSFTRSSVLRSHERTHTGEKPYKCLECGQSFTRSSGLRSHQRTHTGEKPYKCLECGQSFTRSSSLRSHQRSHTGEKPYKCLECGQSFTYSSNLRKHQRTHTGEKPYTCL encoded by the coding sequence ATGGAGGAGAAACCCTTTACATGtcttgagtgtggaaagagcttcagttcgAGGAGCAATCTGCTAcggcatgaaaggactcacactggggagaaaccctttgaatgcctggagtgtggacagagcttcactcatcgTTCAGGCCTAcgtcaacatcaaaggactcacactggggagaaaccctataaatgcctggagtgtggacagagcttcactcaaagTTCaggtctacgtaaacatcaaaggactcacactggggagaaaccctatacatgtctggagtgtggacagaccttcactcgtagttcaggactacgctcacatcaaagaactcacactggggagaaaccctataaatgcttggagtgtggacagagcttcactgatcgttcaggcctacgtagacatcaaaggactcacactggggagaaactctATACATGtcttgagtgtggacagagcttcactcatagttcaagcctacgttcacatcaaaggactcacactggggagaaaccctataaatgcctggagtgtggacagagcttcacacATAGTTCagatctacgtaaacatcaaaggactcacactggggagaaaccctataaatgtctggagtgtggacagagcttcactcgtagttcagTTCTGCGttcacatgaaaggactcacactggggagaaaccctataaatgcctggagtgtggacagagcttcactcgtagttcaggcctacgttcccatcaaaggactcacactggggagaaaccctataaatgcctggagtgtggacagagcttcactcgtagttcaagcctacgttcccatcaaaggagtcacactggggagaaaccttataaatgcctggagtgtggacagagcttcacttatAGTTCaaatctacgtaaacatcaaaggactcacactggggagaaaccatatacatGCCTTTAG